A section of the Plutella xylostella chromosome 18, ilPluXylo3.1, whole genome shotgun sequence genome encodes:
- the LOC105388014 gene encoding uncharacterized protein LOC105388014 encodes MYRLAAALLFLNQVASDINDNDVAFLNELPLDKLLKMKNSLKDLVQQHYDNVTEPPQVETFGAQALALKSPVKRGDYEDEGVKKHEHEHSKVSNIFSLAITTLAFLAFAGYLLCLIVQAVKSKQNYNQMAVVTQPTTVFLHNSGIKKRPQSQFASYGRRKRENREVVPDLPPEELFSALVGLCEGYAKWSER; translated from the coding sequence ATGTACCGCCTCGCCGCTGCTCTTTTGTTTCTCAACCAAGTAGCCTCAGACATCAATGACAACGACGTGGCCTTTCTCAACGAGCTACCTCTGGACAAGCTGCTCAAAATGAAGAACTCACTCAAGGATCTCGTCCAACAACATTACGATAACGTGACAGAGCCACCGCAAGTGGAGACCTTTGGAGCGCAAGCTTTGGCTTTAAAGTCGCCAGTAAAAAGAGGTGATTACGAAGACGAAGGGGTGAAGAAACATGAACATGAACATAGTAAAGTGAGTAATATATTCTCTTTGGCGATCACAACGCTAGCTTTCCTAGCGTTCGCCGGGTATCTCCTCTGCCTGATAGTGCAGGCGGTGAAGTCTAAGCAGAACTACAATCAGATGGCGGTGGTGACGCAGCCCACGACGGTGTTTCTACATAACTCTGGGATCAAGAAGAGACCTCAGAGTCAGTTCGCGTCTTACGGGAGGAGAAAGAGGGAGAACAGGGAGGTGGTGCCAGACCTGCCTCCTGAAGAGTTGTTTTCGGCGCTGGTGGGCCTTTGTGAAGGATACGCTAAGTGGAGTGAGAGGTGA
- the LOC105388308 gene encoding uncharacterized protein LOC105388308 has protein sequence MAARVWLVMALVPALVVGDEAVRGGGLMDKLSNGMKFAKDFLASESVALKVAEFVVRAFQNKPASPQEPPPRRNPYNPDRDEYKDYSEKYSEENRPNSQVHEAGSPMSPLRQLVRLLGLQPSQISAVAVNALLFVAQMISSFLSGPQRPARPGRSEDTLTYILNKPSPALQDLLSTAKNESLPDIIEDIIKQQGTTEDISCVRLLICKITPFVVKMQKAVFGKESTEDGKEMFTGASVMYRHLPSKNEINERSEVCERKYQDCDLEE, from the exons ATGGCGGCACGTGTGTGGTTGGTGATGGCTCTGGTGCCGGCACTGGTGGTGGGTGATGAAGCGGTGCGGGGTGGTGGTTTGATGGACAAACTGAGCAATGGCATGAAGTTTGCTAAGGATTTTCTGG CCTCAGAATCGGTCGCCCTGAAAGTGGCCGAATTCGTCGTGCGAGCGTTTCAAAACAAGCCCGCTTCACCACAAGAACCGCCTCCTAGAAGAAACCCTTACAACCCTGACCGAGACGAGTACAAGGACTACAGCGAGAAGTACTCGGAGGAGAATAGGCCTAATTCCCAGGTGCATGAGGCTGGTAGTCCGATGAGTCCGCTGCGGCAGCTGGTGAGGTTATTGGGGCTGCAGCCGTCTCAGATCAGCGCGGTGGCCGTCAACGCGCTGCTATTTGTTGCTCAGATG ATATCTTCGTTCCTGTCCGGGCCGCAGAGACCAGCGCGGCCGGGCCGCTCCGAGGACACTCTCACATACATCCTCAACAAACCATCACCTGCTTTACAAGACCTGCTGTCCACGGCCAAGAACGAATCCCTCCCGGACATCATCGAAGACATCATCAAACAACAAGGCACAACCGAAGATATCAGCTGCGTCAGACTTCTCATATGCAAAATCACCCCCTTCGTAGTAAAAATGCAGAAGGCAGTATTTGGAAAAGAAAGTACGGAGGATGGGAAGGAAATGTTTACAGGAgcgtcggtgatgtaccgccATCTACCGtccaaaaatgaaattaacgAGAGAAGTGAAGTTTGTGAGAGGAAATACCAAGATTGTGATTTGGAAGAGTAA